One segment of Primulina tabacum isolate GXHZ01 chromosome 14, ASM2559414v2, whole genome shotgun sequence DNA contains the following:
- the LOC142524355 gene encoding uncharacterized protein LOC142524355 — translation MLIRRAAALTTATLPHHFRRYATAALLQELDTTPPQFFYLEGFPRPDPKYDETIHAIPRATSGKNIAAKERKVGRVPSIVFEQEDGQHGGNKRLVSVQSNQIKKLVNHLGRSFFLSRLFDLEVVSQFGSDEIVEKVRVLPRNLHLHPRTDAVLNVTFIRAPSSALLKVNIPLVLRGDDVSPGLKKGSPLNIIKRTVEYLCPADIIPPYIDVDVSELDVGQKIVAGDLKVHPALKLLRSKDEAVCKITPSRVSDQPKSK, via the exons ATGCTGATCCGACGAGCCGCAGCTTTGACTACAGCCACTCTCCCCCACCACTTCCGCCGTTATGCCACCGCCGCACTCCTCCAAGAGCTTGACACGACTCCTCCACAGTTCTTCTATCTTGAGGGATTCCCAAGACCAGACCCTAAATACGATGAAACCATCCACGCGATTCCACGCGCCACCTCCGGAAAGAATATTGCCGCCAAGGAGAGGAAAGTTGGCCGCGTGCCGAGTATTGTGTTCGAGCAAGAAGATGGCCAGCACGGGGGCAATAAGCGCCTAGTTTCGGTTCAGTCGAATCAGATTAAGAAACTCGTGAACCATTTGGGTCGATCTTTCTTCCTTTCTAGGCTTTTTGATCTCGAAGTTGTGTCCCAATTCGGCTCCGATGAGATTGTAGAAAAAGTCCGGGTTTTGCCCAGAAAT CTTCATCTGCATCCGAGGACAGATGCTGTGCTTAATGTTACATTTATAAGAGCTCCATCGAGTGCTTTGTTAAAGGTCAACATTCCTTTAGTGTTAAGAGGAGATGATGTTTCCCCTGGACTCAAAAAAG GTTCACCTCTGAACATCATCAAAAGAACAGTCGAATATCTTTGTCCTGCAGATATTATTCCACCTTACATTGATGTGGATGTGAGCGAGCTCGATGTTGGGCAGAAGATAGTCGCGGGAGATCTTAAAGTTCATCCTGCTCTGAAGCTTCTAAGATCAAAGGATGAGGCCGTTTGCAAGATTACACCCTCCAGAGTTTCCGATCAACCGAAATCCAAATGA
- the LOC142523952 gene encoding uncharacterized protein LOC142523952 produces the protein MEVGSGSAIFSFLGSCRYVNGLYLISIPNGATLLEIFQSLGRKCAAINSELTILQYMAPHEQIAVTLNEDDDVRNMINIHICSERVDDLDVDTLTNSIDAWIHCIRGVGQKFKDAAEFRICLKNYVVATRRSFIYKRNESCKILVICSKENCQWKIYASKHKADNSFGIRKCNLSHSCGDDNLRSRGHPKADSSWVANVVKEKLGGEPSYRPCTMLKDIERDYGVELEYHKVWAGKEMALHDIHGTDKGSFDKLRWYCHAVKETNPGSFVECEIDSMTNKFRRLFICFHACLVGFVTGCRPLIFLDGTHIKNKFKGCLLCAVAKDANDDIFTLAYAVVDAENDSNWEWFCYQLKHVLTSQYIMIFRSYTFFSDRHPGLVKAIQSVFPGSNHSYCLRHLVDNFVKQVLRRSPLHNKKHCSSVLKKAAYTPSRHEFTQHIKSIIDSMPLAQEFLVSVSPENWANYMFVGERWGVVNNNIVESWNNWVKAARYLPIVGMIDNIRIQIMTTMHKRREKTLEMTGELSPRKEKDVSIAYSQSRTLKVHKSCGALFEVIDGDKSYSVDLNACRCSCRYWQIYRLPCKHACSCIESKSLSVYQFCDEYFKINMYRQAYKGIINPIPTYDMSEGYLNDGPTIYAPTTRSQPGCRRTKRIPSQVEQRVTTCGRCHGRGHNRRTCKEPVA, from the exons ATGGAAGTTGGTTCCGGGAGCGCAATATTTTCGTTTCTTGGAAGTTGCCGCTACGTCAATGGtctttatttgatttcaattccTAATGGCGCAACTCTGTTAGAGATATTCCAGAGTTTAGGACGAAAATGTGCGGCTATTAATTCAGAATTAACGATATTGCAATACATGGCACCCCATGAGCAGATTGCAGTAACCCTGAATGAAGATGATGATGTCCGAAATATGATAAACATTCACA TTTGTTCTGAGAGAGTTGACGATCTTGACGTTGACACTTTAACCAATTCTATTGATGCTTGGATTCATTGCATACGTGGTGTTGGGCAAAAATTTAAAGATGCAGCCGAATTCAGGATTTGTCTTAAAAATTATGTTGTTGCCACTAGAAGATCTTTTATTTACAAGAGAAACGAAAGTTGTAAGATCTTAGTTATTTGCAGCAAAGAGAATTGTCAGTGGAAAATTTATGCCTCCAAACATAAAGCGGACAATTCATTCGGCATAAGAAAGTGCAACCTAAGTCATAGTTGTGGGGATGATAATTTGCGGAGTAGAGGTCACCCTAAAGCTGATTCATCCTGGGTAGCTAATGTTGTGAAGGAGAAGTTAGGGGGAGAGCCATCATATCGCCCATGCACAATGCTGAAGGACATTGAAAGAGATTATGGAGTAGAACTTGAGTATCATAAAGTTTGGGCGGGTAAAGAGATGGCACTGCATGATATTCATGGAACTGATAAGGGGTCGTTTGATAAATTACGATGGTATTGTCATGCTGTTAAAGAAACAAATCCTGGGAGTTTTGTTGAATGTGAAATTGATTCGATGACAAACAAATTTAGACGGTTATTCATTTGTTTTCACGCATGTCTTGTTGGTTTTGTTACTGGTTGTCGGCCATTAATATTTTTGGATGGAACTCACATTAAGAACAAGTTCAAAGGATGTTTATTATGCGCTGTGGCAAAGGATGCgaatgatgatatttttacaCTTGCGTATGCAGTTGTTGATGCAGAAAACGATTCTAATTGGGAATGGTTTTGCTACCAGTTAAAACATGTCTTGACATCCCAATACATAATGATATTCCGTAGCTACACTTTTTTCTCAGACCGACATCCTGGACTTGTCAAAGCTATTCAGTCTGTGTTCCCTGGTAGTAACCATTCTTATTGTTTAAGACATCTGGTCGATAACTTTGTCAAGCAG gTATTGCGGAGGTCTCCTCTCCATAACAAGAAACATTGTTCTTCTGTTTTGAAGAAAGCTGCGTACACCCCATCAAGACATGAGTTCACGCAACATATCAAAAGCATAATCGATTCGATGCCACTCGCCCAAGAGTTTCTTGTGAGTGTGTCCCCAGAAAATTGGGCCAATTATATGTTTGTGGGTGAGCGATGGGGTGTcgttaataataatattgttgAAAGCTGGAACAACTGGGTAAAAGCAGCGCGATATCTACCTATTGTGGGTATGATAGATAATATACGAATTCAAATAATGACCACGATGCACAAAAGACGAGAAAAAACATTGGAGATGACCGGAGAACTAAGTCCAAGAAAGGAGAAGGATGTGTCAATTGCATATAGTCAATCTCGAACCTTAAAGGTGCACAAGTCATGTGGAGCTCTGTTTGAGGTGATAGATGGGGACAAAAGTTATTCAGTGGATTTGAATGCATGTCGTTGTTCATGTCGATATTGGCAGATCTATAGGCTACCGTGCAAGCATGCTTGCTCGTGCATAGAATCAAAGTCTCTGTCGGTTTATCAATTCTGTGATGAATATTTTAAGATCAACATGTACCGCCAAGCTTATAAAGGAATCATAAATCCAATTCCAACATATGACATGAGTGAGGGCTATCTGAATGATGGACCTACCATTTATGCTCCTACAACCCGTAGCCAGCCAGGATGTAGAAGGACTAAACGGATACCTTCTCAAGTTGAACAACGTGTGACAACGTGTGGGAGATGTCATGGGCGAGGGCATAATAGACGAACTTGCAAAGAACCGGTGGCATAA